A genome region from Flavobacterium sp. includes the following:
- a CDS encoding 3',5'-cyclic-nucleotide phosphodiesterase, whose protein sequence is MTSYIRLLLCFLLVTTNIFSQKAKTSFSVVPLGVMGGIDEKNLSAYLIAPSNTTDYICLDAGTVNAGIEKAIEKKTFKVSTSEVLRKYIKGYLISHAHLDHVSGFIINSPADSSKTVYATNKCMEMMENHYFNDQTWANFGDAGPGFPLKKYHFQTLNLGEETPLTNTKMTVKAFSLSHVNPFESTAFLIKNENDHALYLGDTGPDEVEKSDKLKDSMDSSCSIS, encoded by the coding sequence ATGACCTCGTACATTAGGCTTCTCCTTTGTTTTCTTTTAGTAACAACCAATATATTTTCTCAAAAAGCAAAAACTTCTTTTTCAGTAGTTCCATTAGGAGTGATGGGCGGCATTGATGAAAAAAATCTTTCAGCCTATTTAATTGCTCCATCCAATACAACCGATTATATCTGTCTTGATGCTGGAACTGTAAATGCCGGAATTGAAAAAGCTATTGAAAAGAAAACTTTTAAAGTTTCTACAAGCGAAGTTTTACGAAAATACATCAAAGGATATTTGATTTCGCATGCACATTTAGATCATGTTTCAGGTTTCATTATAAACTCTCCTGCTGATTCTTCTAAAACGGTTTATGCTACCAATAAATGTATGGAAATGATGGAAAACCATTATTTCAACGATCAGACTTGGGCTAATTTTGGAGATGCAGGTCCTGGCTTTCCTTTAAAAAAATATCATTTTCAAACCTTGAATCTAGGAGAAGAAACTCCTTTAACTAATACCAAAATGACGGTTAAAGCTTTTTCTCTTAGCCATGTTAATCCGTTTGAGAGTACTGCTTTCTTAATTAAAAACGAAAATGATCATGCATTATATTTAGGAGATACAGGACCAGATGAAGTAGAAAAAAGCGATAAACTAAAAGACTCTATGGACAGCAGTTGCTCCATTAGTTAA
- a CDS encoding aldehyde dehydrogenase family protein has protein sequence MTTIASQFGMNEALEKLGIKTINEGTSTGINNFSSGEILESYSPVDGKLIASVKMSTAEDYEKVIQTAAEAFKTFRLIPAPQRGEIVRQFGEKLRQNKEALGKLVSYEMGKSFQEGLGEVQEMIDICDFAVGLSRQLHGLTMHSERPGHRMYEQYHPLGVVGIISAFNFPVAVWSWNTALAWISGDVCVWKPSEKTPLCGIACQNIIAQVIKENNLPEGISCLINGDYKIGELLTADTRIPLISATGSTRMGKIVAQTVAGRLGKSLLELGGNNAIIVTPDADIKMTVIGAVFGAVGTAGQRCTSTRRLIIHESIYDKVKDALVAAYKQLRIGNPLDENNHVGPLIDTHAVEMYAAALNKVVAEGGKILVEGGVLSGQGYESGCYVKPAIAEAENSFEIVQHETFAPVLYLIKYSGEVENAIEIQNGVAQGLSSAIMTNNLREAERFLSATGSDCGIANVNIGTSGAEIGGAFGGEKETGGGRESGSDAWKIYMRRQTNTINYTTNLPLAQGIKFDL, from the coding sequence ATGACAACAATAGCATCGCAATTTGGAATGAATGAAGCTCTTGAAAAATTGGGCATCAAGACAATAAATGAAGGAACATCAACAGGAATTAATAATTTTTCATCTGGAGAAATTCTAGAAAGTTATTCACCAGTTGACGGAAAATTAATTGCTTCGGTAAAAATGTCAACAGCAGAAGATTATGAAAAAGTAATCCAAACAGCAGCAGAAGCGTTTAAAACTTTTAGATTAATTCCTGCGCCGCAACGTGGTGAAATTGTACGTCAGTTTGGAGAAAAATTAAGACAAAATAAAGAAGCTCTTGGTAAACTGGTTTCTTATGAAATGGGAAAATCATTTCAGGAAGGTCTTGGAGAAGTTCAGGAAATGATTGATATCTGTGATTTTGCTGTTGGTTTATCGCGTCAGCTTCACGGATTAACAATGCATTCTGAAAGACCGGGACACAGAATGTATGAGCAATATCATCCGTTGGGAGTTGTCGGAATTATTTCGGCATTTAATTTCCCAGTTGCGGTTTGGTCTTGGAATACAGCTTTGGCATGGATTTCTGGTGATGTTTGCGTTTGGAAACCTTCTGAAAAAACACCTCTTTGCGGTATTGCTTGTCAGAATATCATAGCTCAGGTTATTAAAGAAAACAATCTTCCAGAGGGAATTTCGTGTTTAATAAACGGAGATTATAAAATAGGAGAATTATTGACTGCAGATACTCGTATTCCGCTTATTTCTGCAACAGGTTCAACTAGAATGGGGAAAATTGTTGCGCAGACTGTAGCAGGAAGATTAGGTAAATCATTATTGGAATTAGGAGGAAACAATGCTATTATTGTTACTCCAGATGCCGATATTAAAATGACGGTTATTGGTGCTGTTTTTGGAGCTGTTGGAACGGCTGGACAGCGTTGTACTTCAACTAGAAGATTGATTATTCACGAAAGTATTTATGATAAAGTAAAAGATGCATTGGTGGCAGCTTACAAACAGTTACGAATCGGAAATCCGCTTGACGAGAACAATCATGTTGGACCGCTAATTGATACTCATGCTGTAGAAATGTATGCCGCAGCATTAAATAAAGTTGTAGCCGAAGGTGGAAAAATTTTGGTTGAAGGCGGAGTGCTTTCTGGTCAAGGTTATGAAAGTGGCTGTTATGTAAAACCTGCGATTGCCGAAGCTGAAAATTCATTTGAAATTGTGCAGCATGAAACTTTTGCACCAGTTTTATATTTGATTAAATATTCTGGAGAAGTAGAGAATGCAATCGAAATTCAAAACGGTGTTGCTCAAGGATTATCTTCTGCAATTATGACGAATAATTTAAGAGAAGCCGAAAGATTTTTATCTGCAACAGGTTCTGACTGTGGAATTGCAAACGTAAATATCGGAACTTCTGGTGCTGAAATTGGAGGTGCTTTTGGTGGTGAAAAAGAAACTGGAGGCGGACGAGAGTCTGGTTCTGATGCTTGGAAAATTTATATGAGACGTCAAACCAATACAATCAATTATACTACAAATCTTCCGTTAGCACAGGGAATTAAATTTGATTTGTAA
- a CDS encoding T9SS type A sorting domain-containing protein has product MSYSVTTSGSAGTPATGIRNYNSKHRNFKWWTELHNFTTSGKTSTFYSITGNMNSTPGSVTYNGLTLTERLKIESSTSITYTTTSASTLTLVFDSSFTGTIKVDNVSYTASAGIVTASIAAGSHTITKGSVANLFYISTVYSGSTLRMAVGAETTAKESTESSKIVLYPNPVSSTLFLSDPEQKVQSVLIYNISGNLVINSGNSESIDTSSLIPGTYLAKIITVDGSFNQTLIKK; this is encoded by the coding sequence GTGTCTTATTCTGTAACAACTTCAGGAAGTGCAGGAACTCCTGCAACTGGCATCAGGAACTATAACAGTAAACACAGGAACTTCAAGTGGTGGACTGAACTTCATAATTTTACAACATCTGGCAAAACAAGTACATTCTACTCTATTACAGGAAACATGAATTCAACTCCTGGATCTGTAACTTACAACGGATTAACATTAACAGAGCGTTTAAAAATAGAATCAAGCACATCTATAACGTATACAACAACAAGTGCGTCTACTTTAACTTTGGTTTTCGATTCAAGTTTTACGGGAACCATTAAAGTAGATAATGTTTCTTATACGGCATCAGCAGGTATCGTAACTGCTTCAATTGCTGCAGGTTCTCACACTATAACAAAAGGTTCTGTTGCCAACTTATTTTACATTAGCACTGTTTATAGCGGAAGTACTTTAAGAATGGCTGTTGGAGCTGAAACTACTGCAAAAGAAAGTACAGAATCATCAAAAATAGTTTTATATCCAAATCCAGTTTCAAGCACTTTATTCTTATCAGATCCAGAACAAAAAGTTCAGAGTGTGCTTATATACAACATTTCTGGAAACTTGGTAATTAATTCTGGAAACTCTGAGAGTATTGATACAAGCAGTTTAATTCCTGGTACTTATTTAGCCAAAATTATTACTGTTGATGGATCATTTAACCAAACACTTATTAAAAAGTAA
- a CDS encoding NADH-quinone oxidoreductase subunit N: MNTLIAITGLGIFCLLFEILNFRKGIVPFTILGLLGVLALNFYEFGTTASYYNNMIAVSKFSTAFSSLFIILTIFLVALSHNFYENHQTKISDYVAIKVFLLAGAVAMVSFGNLAMFFLGIEILSIALYVLAASDRLNIKSNEAGMKYFLMGSFASGIILFGICLIYGAMGTFDIAEIHESSLSAELPIWFPIGMILMTIGMLFKVAAVPFHFWAPDVYEGSPALTTALMSTLAKVVAIATLYKLADGLNLIPSLENQDLSNTFVNVILTISIASMTVGNIMALRQVNVKRMLAFSGISHAGFMLMTFLTIATSAGVLLYYTAAYALAGIAAFSVVLYVCKSQDNEDITNFHGLGKTNPLLAAILTGSLLSMAGIPIFSGFFAKLFLFDQALHAGYVAIVIVAVINSIISVGYYFKLILAMYSKEPNEERTGKPFLIYAVAVISIGLNIALGLFPSLVLDLLR, from the coding sequence ATGAATACATTAATAGCTATAACAGGATTGGGTATTTTCTGCCTATTGTTTGAAATTCTAAATTTTAGAAAAGGCATCGTTCCGTTTACCATTTTAGGTTTATTGGGAGTTTTGGCGCTTAACTTTTATGAGTTTGGAACAACGGCAAGTTATTACAATAATATGATTGCAGTAAGCAAATTTTCGACTGCATTTTCATCATTATTTATTATTCTAACTATCTTCCTGGTAGCATTAAGTCATAATTTTTACGAAAATCACCAAACTAAAATTTCAGATTATGTTGCTATAAAAGTATTCCTTTTAGCAGGAGCTGTAGCAATGGTTTCTTTCGGAAACTTAGCTATGTTTTTCCTTGGAATCGAAATTTTATCTATCGCATTGTATGTTCTTGCAGCGAGCGATCGTTTGAATATAAAAAGTAATGAAGCAGGTATGAAATATTTCTTAATGGGATCTTTCGCTTCTGGGATTATCTTATTCGGAATTTGTTTGATTTACGGTGCAATGGGAACTTTTGATATTGCTGAAATTCACGAAAGCTCTTTATCTGCTGAGTTACCAATCTGGTTCCCTATCGGAATGATTTTAATGACTATCGGAATGTTGTTTAAAGTGGCTGCAGTACCTTTTCACTTTTGGGCACCGGATGTTTACGAAGGTTCTCCAGCTTTAACAACTGCTTTAATGAGTACATTGGCAAAAGTAGTTGCCATTGCTACTTTATATAAATTAGCAGATGGGTTAAACTTAATTCCTTCTTTAGAAAACCAAGACCTTTCAAATACATTTGTAAACGTTATCCTTACTATTTCTATCGCTTCGATGACCGTTGGAAACATTATGGCTTTACGTCAGGTAAATGTAAAACGTATGCTTGCTTTTTCAGGGATTTCGCATGCAGGTTTTATGTTAATGACATTCTTAACAATTGCAACTTCTGCGGGAGTTCTGTTATATTATACCGCTGCTTACGCATTGGCCGGAATCGCCGCGTTCAGTGTCGTTTTATACGTTTGCAAAAGTCAGGATAATGAAGACATTACAAACTTTCATGGTTTAGGAAAAACAAATCCGCTTTTGGCAGCAATCTTAACGGGTTCATTATTATCTATGGCCGGTATTCCAATTTTCTCAGGATTTTTTGCAAAATTATTCTTGTTTGATCAGGCGCTTCACGCTGGTTATGTAGCAATCGTAATCGTAGCCGTAATTAACTCTATTATAAGTGTTGGATACTATTTCAAACTAATTTTAGCAATGTATTCTAAAGAGCCAAATGAAGAGCGCACAGGAAAACCATTTCTTATTTATGCCGTTGCTGTAATTTCAATTGGTTTAAATATTGCTTTAGGTTTATTCCCATCTTTAGTTTTAGATTTATTGAGATAA
- a CDS encoding NADH-quinone oxidoreductase subunit M, with protein MNVSLILIILLVGAFITYFAGDKLASKVALFFSLTALGCSVVLLNHFNAGENISLVNAWITQPKISFALNADGLALAMLLLTTALTPIIIFSSFGNEYKNAKAFYALILFMAFAMTGTFLAADGLLYYIFWELALIPIYFIALIWGNGDAEERRKAVVKFFIYTLAGSLFMLVAFIYLYQKAGSFLIEDLYKVDLSESEQLWIFLAFFLAYAIKIPIIPFHTWQANVYQKAPTVGTMLLSGIMLKMGLYSVIRWQLPIAPLAAKEYMNIFIVLGIAGVIYGSIVALRQKDLKKLLAYSSLAHVGLIAAASYTLTLDGLRGAVLQMIAHGFVVVGLFYAAEIIFRRFATREISELGGIRIQSPKFTSMFLILVLASVALPSTFNFVGEFTVLYSLSQINIWFAILGGTTIILGAYYMLKMFQNVMLGDTNSKTFADVSVNEGISMVAIIVVLIFFGFYPKPITDLITPSLETILNVINKN; from the coding sequence ATGAACGTTTCTCTTATATTAATTATTCTTTTAGTTGGTGCATTTATCACCTATTTTGCCGGTGACAAACTCGCTTCAAAAGTAGCTTTGTTCTTTAGTTTAACAGCTCTTGGCTGTTCGGTTGTATTGTTAAACCATTTTAATGCTGGTGAAAATATCAGCTTAGTTAATGCGTGGATTACACAACCTAAAATTTCATTTGCGCTAAATGCTGACGGATTGGCTCTTGCAATGCTTTTATTGACAACAGCTTTAACTCCAATTATTATATTCTCTTCTTTTGGGAACGAATATAAAAACGCAAAAGCTTTTTATGCACTGATTTTATTTATGGCTTTTGCGATGACAGGAACTTTCCTTGCTGCAGATGGTCTTTTATATTATATTTTCTGGGAGTTAGCTCTAATTCCTATTTACTTTATTGCTCTTATTTGGGGTAACGGAGATGCTGAAGAACGCAGAAAAGCAGTGGTTAAATTCTTTATTTATACACTTGCAGGTTCATTGTTCATGTTAGTTGCTTTCATTTATTTGTACCAAAAAGCAGGTTCTTTCTTAATTGAGGATTTATACAAAGTAGATTTATCTGAAAGTGAACAATTATGGATTTTCTTAGCTTTCTTCTTAGCTTACGCTATTAAAATTCCAATTATTCCTTTCCACACCTGGCAGGCAAATGTGTACCAAAAAGCACCAACCGTTGGAACAATGCTTTTATCTGGTATCATGCTTAAAATGGGATTATACAGTGTTATCCGTTGGCAATTACCAATTGCACCTCTTGCTGCAAAAGAATACATGAATATTTTTATTGTATTAGGAATTGCTGGTGTTATCTATGGATCAATCGTTGCTTTACGTCAGAAAGATTTAAAGAAATTATTGGCTTATTCATCTCTTGCGCACGTTGGATTAATTGCTGCTGCATCTTACACTTTAACTCTTGATGGTTTACGTGGAGCTGTATTACAAATGATCGCTCACGGTTTTGTAGTAGTTGGATTATTCTACGCTGCAGAAATTATCTTTAGAAGATTTGCAACAAGAGAAATTTCAGAATTAGGAGGAATCCGTATACAATCTCCAAAATTTACTTCAATGTTTTTAATTTTGGTTTTGGCTTCAGTAGCACTTCCAAGTACTTTTAACTTTGTTGGAGAATTTACAGTATTATACAGTCTTTCTCAAATCAATATCTGGTTTGCAATTTTAGGAGGAACTACTATTATTTTAGGAGCTTACTATATGCTTAAAATGTTCCAGAATGTAATGCTTGGTGATACCAATTCTAAAACTTTTGCAGATGTTTCTGTAAATGAAGGAATCTCGATGGTAGCAATTATAGTTGTTTTGATATTCTTTGGATTCTATCCAAAACCAATTACAGATTTGATTACTCCAAGTTTAGAAACGATTTTAAACGTTATCAATAAAAACTAA
- the nuoL gene encoding NADH-quinone oxidoreductase subunit L, giving the protein MDINLALLLVLTPFLGFLINVFFGKSLGKTVSGFIGTAAVAISFIVTLVLFNQITSTGKAIQVTLFDWIQISNLKINLGFLLDQLSVLWLLFVTGIGSLIHLYSISYMHDDENMHKFFSYLNLFVFFMITLVIGSNLLVLFIGWEGVGLCSYLLIGFWYKNQDYNDAAKKAFIMNRIGDLGLLIGMFILGSMFSTLDYATLKTAIAGASNLNLSLLSLAALCLFIGACGKSAQIPLYTWLPDAMAGPTPVSALIHAATMVTAGIFMVTRLNFVFDLAVDVQTVIAVIGAITSLVAATIGLVQNDIKKVLAYSTVSQLGLMFLALGFGAYEVAVFHVITHAFFKACLFLGSGSVIHGLHGEQDMRNMGGLRKAMPITFWTMLISSLAISGVPFFSGFFSKDEILLTAFHHSIPLYVVGSVASIMTAFYMFRLMFLTFFKEFRGTEEQKHHLHESGALITFPLMILALLATFGGLISLPGNSWLNEYLAPLFTKAAGEEHHLGATEYTLMGVAVLGALLGILIAYVKYFKQDNVPEADENITGLTKVLYNKYYVDEAYEAIFVRPVNALSGFFRDYIETGLSAVVFGLGKAANELAFQGKKLQTGSIGLYLFAFVLGLCAIVSYIFLAQ; this is encoded by the coding sequence ATGGATATTAATTTAGCTTTACTTTTAGTATTAACTCCTTTTTTAGGATTTTTAATCAATGTTTTCTTTGGAAAAAGCTTAGGTAAAACAGTTTCGGGATTTATCGGAACTGCTGCTGTAGCAATTTCTTTTATAGTTACTCTTGTTCTTTTTAATCAAATTACATCAACAGGAAAAGCAATTCAGGTTACTCTTTTTGACTGGATTCAAATTAGTAACTTAAAAATCAATCTTGGATTTTTATTAGATCAATTATCTGTTCTTTGGTTATTATTCGTAACCGGAATTGGATCTTTGATTCACTTATACTCTATCAGCTACATGCATGATGATGAAAACATGCACAAATTCTTCTCTTACCTGAATTTGTTCGTTTTCTTCATGATCACTCTTGTAATCGGAAGTAACTTATTAGTGTTATTTATAGGTTGGGAAGGTGTTGGACTTTGCTCTTATTTATTAATCGGATTTTGGTATAAAAATCAGGATTATAACGATGCGGCAAAGAAAGCTTTCATCATGAACAGAATTGGAGATTTAGGTCTTTTAATTGGTATGTTCATTCTTGGTTCAATGTTCTCAACATTAGATTACGCTACATTAAAAACAGCAATTGCCGGAGCTTCAAACTTAAATTTATCATTACTTTCTTTAGCTGCTTTATGTTTATTCATTGGAGCTTGTGGTAAATCTGCTCAAATTCCGTTATACACCTGGTTACCTGATGCGATGGCTGGACCAACTCCGGTTTCTGCATTGATTCACGCCGCAACGATGGTTACTGCTGGTATTTTTATGGTAACAAGATTAAACTTTGTTTTTGATTTAGCTGTTGATGTACAAACTGTAATTGCAGTTATCGGAGCAATCACTTCATTAGTTGCTGCTACAATTGGCTTAGTACAAAACGATATCAAAAAAGTATTAGCTTACTCTACGGTTTCACAATTAGGATTAATGTTTTTAGCATTAGGATTTGGAGCTTATGAAGTGGCTGTTTTTCACGTAATCACACACGCTTTCTTTAAAGCTTGTTTATTCTTAGGTTCAGGTTCTGTAATTCATGGATTGCACGGAGAACAGGATATGCGTAACATGGGAGGATTGCGTAAAGCAATGCCTATTACATTCTGGACAATGCTTATTTCATCATTAGCCATTTCAGGAGTTCCATTTTTCTCAGGTTTCTTCTCAAAAGATGAAATTTTATTAACTGCTTTCCACCATAGTATTCCATTATATGTTGTTGGATCTGTAGCTTCAATCATGACGGCTTTCTATATGTTTAGATTAATGTTCCTGACTTTCTTTAAAGAATTTAGAGGAACTGAAGAGCAGAAACATCATTTACACGAAAGTGGTGCGTTAATTACTTTCCCTTTAATGATTTTAGCTCTTTTAGCTACTTTTGGGGGATTAATTAGTTTACCTGGAAACAGCTGGTTAAATGAATATTTAGCTCCTCTTTTTACAAAAGCGGCTGGCGAAGAACATCATTTAGGAGCGACTGAATATACTTTAATGGGTGTCGCTGTATTAGGTGCATTGTTAGGAATTTTAATTGCTTACGTAAAATACTTCAAACAAGATAATGTTCCGGAAGCTGACGAAAACATTACAGGTTTAACAAAAGTATTATACAATAAATATTATGTAGATGAAGCTTACGAAGCGATTTTTGTTCGCCCGGTAAATGCATTATCAGGATTCTTTAGAGACTATATTGAAACGGGATTATCTGCAGTTGTTTTTGGATTAGGAAAAGCAGCAAACGAATTAGCATTTCAGGGTAAAAAACTTCAAACCGGAAGTATCGGATTGTATTTATTCGCTTTCGTTTTAGGTCTTTGTGCCATTGTTTCTTATATATTTTTAGCTCAATAA
- the nuoK gene encoding NADH-quinone oxidoreductase subunit NuoK → MGNILNQIGIENYIFLSVVLFCIGVFGVLYRRNAIIVFMSIEIMLNAVNLLFVAFSTYHQDAQGQVFVFFSMAVAAAEVAVGLAILVSIFRNIGSISIDNLKNLKG, encoded by the coding sequence ATGGGTAATATATTAAATCAAATAGGTATTGAAAATTACATCTTTTTAAGTGTTGTACTTTTTTGTATTGGTGTTTTTGGTGTATTGTACAGACGAAATGCAATTATCGTTTTTATGTCTATCGAAATCATGCTGAATGCAGTTAACCTTTTATTTGTGGCTTTCTCAACGTATCACCAAGATGCGCAGGGGCAAGTTTTTGTATTCTTTTCAATGGCTGTAGCTGCTGCCGAAGTAGCAGTTGGGTTAGCAATTTTAGTTTCTATTTTCAGAAACATTGGCTCAATTAGTATCGATAACTTAAAAAATTTAAAAGGATAA
- a CDS encoding NADH-quinone oxidoreductase subunit J, protein MIHIPDLANATPVGVIFCILAFITVITAFLTIFSRNPIHSAIYLVICFFTIAGHYLLLNSQFLAVVHIIVYSGAIMILFLFTIMLMNLNEQKDVHRPRITRLGAIVSFCLIVIVLIAIFINSKPIVGDYDSTGEDFQSIKVLGKILLNEYMVPFEFASVLLLVAMIGTVLLSKKEKLNK, encoded by the coding sequence ATGATACACATTCCAGATCTTGCAAACGCAACTCCTGTAGGAGTGATATTTTGTATCTTAGCGTTTATTACGGTAATTACCGCTTTCCTTACTATTTTTAGCAGAAACCCAATTCACTCAGCAATTTATCTAGTGATTTGTTTCTTTACTATTGCTGGTCATTATTTATTATTGAACTCTCAATTTTTAGCTGTAGTACATATAATAGTTTATTCTGGGGCGATTATGATTTTGTTCCTGTTTACGATTATGTTAATGAACCTAAATGAACAAAAAGATGTTCACAGACCAAGGATTACTCGCTTGGGAGCAATTGTATCTTTTTGTTTAATCGTTATCGTTTTAATTGCAATTTTCATCAACTCAAAACCAATTGTTGGTGATTACGATTCTACTGGCGAAGATTTCCAATCTATTAAAGTATTGGGCAAAATATTGTTGAACGAATATATGGTCCCATTTGAGTTTGCTTCGGTTCTACTTTTGGTTGCGATGATTGGAACTGTATTATTGTCTAAAAAAGAAAAATTAAATAAATAA
- a CDS encoding NADH-quinone oxidoreductase subunit I: MSIETISLSGRKKLVSNKEMTFLERLYLVAIVKGLFITIKHFFRKKATIHYPEQVRERSAVYRGQHMLKRDEQGRENCTACGLCALSCPAEAITMKAAERRPDEKHLYREEKYAEIYEINMLRCIFCGLCEEACPKDAIYLTESKVLVPANYEREDFIFGKDKLVMPLEMAIKNSQLNNAN, from the coding sequence ATGTCAATAGAAACTATATCATTATCGGGTAGAAAAAAATTAGTCTCTAATAAAGAGATGACTTTTTTGGAACGATTGTATCTTGTGGCAATTGTAAAAGGTTTGTTTATTACCATTAAACACTTTTTTAGAAAAAAAGCTACGATTCATTACCCAGAACAGGTTCGTGAAAGAAGTGCTGTTTACCGTGGTCAGCATATGCTGAAACGTGATGAACAGGGCCGTGAGAATTGTACTGCTTGTGGATTATGTGCTTTATCATGTCCTGCAGAAGCTATCACAATGAAAGCCGCTGAACGCAGACCTGATGAAAAACATTTATACAGAGAAGAGAAATATGCTGAAATCTATGAGATCAACATGCTTCGTTGTATTTTCTGCGGTTTATGTGAAGAAGCCTGCCCGAAAGATGCTATCTATTTGACAGAATCTAAAGTATTAGTTCCAGCTAATTACGAGAGAGAAGATTTCATTTTTGGAAAAGACAAATTGGTAATGCCTTTAGAAATGGCAATTAAAAATTCACAACTTAACAACGCTAACTAA
- the nuoH gene encoding NADH-quinone oxidoreductase subunit NuoH: protein MESAFIIEKSVVIVVVFAVTMIMAMYSTWAERKVAAFLQDRVGPNRAGWGGLLQPLADGMKLFSKEEFFPNTPNRFLFIVGPAIAMSTALMTSAVIPWGDRLHVFGREVILQATDVNIALLYIFGVLSVGVYGIMIGGWASNNKFSLMGAVRAASQMVSYEIAMGLSMIALLMMTGTMSLKEISLQQQGMNWNVFYQPLSFLIFLICSFAETNRTPFDLAECESELIGGYHTEYSSMKMGFYLFAEYASMFISATIISVLFFGGYNYPGMQWMVENVGVNAANLLGIGVLFIKICFFIFFYMWVRWTIPRFRYDQLMHLGWRILIPLSIVNIMITGAVILRHDIAAFLGF from the coding sequence ATGGAAAGTGCATTTATTATAGAAAAAAGTGTTGTAATTGTAGTCGTTTTTGCGGTAACAATGATTATGGCTATGTATTCTACATGGGCTGAACGTAAAGTTGCAGCTTTCCTTCAGGATCGTGTTGGTCCAAACCGTGCAGGTTGGGGAGGTTTATTACAACCACTTGCCGATGGTATGAAATTGTTCTCAAAAGAAGAATTTTTTCCAAACACACCTAATCGATTTTTATTTATTGTAGGGCCTGCTATTGCCATGAGTACAGCTTTGATGACAAGTGCTGTAATTCCGTGGGGAGACAGACTTCATGTTTTTGGAAGAGAAGTTATCCTTCAGGCAACTGACGTAAATATTGCTTTATTATACATTTTTGGAGTTCTTTCTGTTGGAGTTTACGGTATCATGATTGGTGGATGGGCTTCTAACAATAAATTCTCATTGATGGGAGCGGTTCGTGCAGCTTCTCAAATGGTTTCTTATGAAATTGCAATGGGATTATCAATGATTGCTTTATTGATGATGACCGGAACTATGAGTTTAAAAGAAATTTCATTACAGCAGCAAGGCATGAACTGGAATGTTTTCTATCAGCCTTTATCTTTCCTGATCTTCTTAATTTGTTCATTTGCAGAAACTAACAGAACACCATTCGACTTAGCGGAATGCGAGAGTGAGTTAATTGGAGGATACCACACTGAATATTCATCTATGAAAATGGGATTCTATTTATTTGCTGAATATGCAAGTATGTTTATCTCTGCAACCATTATTTCTGTATTGTTCTTTGGAGGATATAACTATCCTGGAATGCAGTGGATGGTAGAGAATGTTGGTGTAAATGCGGCTAACTTATTAGGAATTGGGGTACTGTTTATAAAAATATGTTTCTTTATATTCTTCTACATGTGGGTACGCTGGACAATTCCAAGATTTAGATATGACCAATTAATGCACTTAGGCTGGAGAATTTTAATTCCGCTTTCGATTGTTAATATCATGATTACAGGAGCTGTTATTTTGAGGCACGATATCGCAGCTTTCTTAGGATTCTAA